A window of Vigna unguiculata cultivar IT97K-499-35 chromosome 4, ASM411807v1, whole genome shotgun sequence contains these coding sequences:
- the LOC114181059 gene encoding uncharacterized protein LOC114181059, producing the protein MVVELCSENCGVSSMSPRISFSHDFSQSDVIPVEKHPLRSNSSGLSSSIDFNFCVQESLELESSSADELFSHGVILPTQIKKKSLNHVLLKQKSQQLAPPSQPPLPPSKSVCDNAPSTTRKSLKKESHKDSKDLNEEADEKHSSKSFWRFKRSSSCGSGYGRSLCPLPLLSRSNSTGSSPSVKRIPLSKEGHQVKQNSQKRSSPISRSHSQSLASHNNHQKPPLKRSHGSYANGIRVSPVLNVPSANLFGFGSIFSNNRDKSKKK; encoded by the coding sequence ATGGTTGTTGAGCTTTGCTCAGAGAATTGTGGGGTATCATCCATGAGTCCTAGGATTTCATTTTCTCATGACTTCTCCCAATCAGATGTTATTCCAGTGGAGAAACACCCTTTGAGATCAAACTCATCTGGCTTGAGCTCAAGCATTGACTTCAATTTCTGTGTTCAGGAAAGCTTAGAGCTTGAATCCTCTTCAGCAGATGAGCTTTTCTCACATGGGGTTATCCTTCCCACTCAAATCAAGAAGAAGAGCCTCAACCATGTTCTTCTGAAGCAAAAAAGTCAACAGCTAGCGCCACCATCTCAACCCCCATTACCACCCTCGAAATCTGTTTGTGATAATGCCCCTTCCACCACCagaaaaagtttaaagaaaGAGAGTCACAAAGATAGCAAGGACTTGAATGAGGAAGCTGATGAGAAGCATAGTTCCAAGTCATTCTGGAGATTTAAGAGAAGCAGCAGCTGTGGAAGTGGATATGGGAGAAGCTTATGCCCTTTGCCACTTTTGTCTAGAAGCAATTCAACAGGATCTTCACCAAGTGTTAAGAGGATACCACTGTCAAAGGAGGGTCATCAAGTTAAGCAAAATTCCCAGAAACGTTCTTCCCCTATCTCAAGGTCTCACTCTCAATCCTTGGCTTCACACAATAACCATCAAAAGCCTCCATTGAAGAGGAGCCATGGCTCCTACGCTAATGGTATCAGAGTTAGTCCTGTTCTCAATGTTCCTTCTGCAAACCTTTTTGGTTTTGGCTCAATCTTCTCCAATAATAgagataagagcaagaagaaaTAG